From one Gossypium hirsutum isolate 1008001.06 chromosome D08, Gossypium_hirsutum_v2.1, whole genome shotgun sequence genomic stretch:
- the LOC107932436 gene encoding zinc finger CCCH domain-containing protein 66 isoform X1 translates to MLIFLHHSSNFKTFFFRKKKQSQKAPDLIVFLLLFSYLCFKESKRNLITMCSVAMGKSTQTGGATQNFSDLLELSASNDLISFRIAIEEEGHDIDEPSLWYGRRIGTKKMGFEERTPLLIASIFGCKDVVNYIIKSGQVDVNRACGSDGARALHCAAAGGSSGSPEIVKILLDACADINSVDANGNRPGDLIAPASCNSDCSSRKKLLEALLKSNVDGREGFPFRVGNEMDVSEVQINSIHRVWKDGNEKKEYPYDLTLPDIKNGMYGTDEFRMYTFKIQPCSRAYSHDWTECPFVHPGENARRRDPRKYAYSCVPCPEYRKGSCKQGDSCEYAHGIFESWLHPAQYRTRLCKDETNCNRRVCFFAHKPEELRPLYASTGSALPSPRSYSGSGLEFGSMSPLAPASPSVIKPSTSTPPLTPTGTNSIGGSMWPNQSSIVPPTLQLPFSRLKAARTARGKDLNMDKLNLETHRRFQQQQQQLEQSPTSWNHPLSGELNRFGGVKSTSLDDIFGSLDSTKPQLQGLPLEAASPQLQSPTGVPKWQNLNQQLRASYPTNLASSPIMMSPTFGVETSGPTAASSLSSKRSPSVIERPAGNRNSGFSTPASPVGAMPPNLSDWGSVDGKLDWGIQGEELKKLRKSASLVFLNNGSNLSNTARSLSSTSEEPEASRVQPDMNGGTHSAGQVRPEDQKQQKCRNTGNSDMLIAWMEQLYKDQDQILN, encoded by the exons atgttaatttttttacatcattcatcaaattttaaaacttttttcttcagaaaaaaaaaacaaagccaAAAAGCCCCTGATTTGATTGTGTTTCTGCTATTGTTCTCATATTTGTgtttcaaag AATCGAAGAGAAATTTAATTACCATGTGCAGTGTTGCAATGGGGAAATCAACTCAAACCGGTGGGGCCACACAAAATTTTTCCGATTTGCTGGAGTTATCGGCTTCGAATGATTTGATCAGTTTTAGGATTGCTATCGAGGAAGAGGGTCATGACATTGATGAGCCTAGCTTGTGGTACGGAAGAAGGATAGGTACGAAGAAGATGGGGTTTGAGGAACGAACGCCTCTTCTGATTGCTTCGATTTTCGGCTGCAAGGATGTGGTGAATTATATCATCAAAAGCGGCCAAGTCGATGTCAATAGGGCTTGTGGTTCCGATGGAGCCAGGGCTCTCCATTGTGCTGCTGCCGGTGGTTCCTCTGGTTCACCTGAAATTGTCAAAATCCTGCTCGATGCTTGTGCTGATATTAATTCTGTTGATGCTAACGGAAACAGGCCTGGTGATTTGATTGCTCCGGCTAGTTGCAACTCAGATTGCAGCTCGAGGAAGAAGTTGTTGGAGGCTTTGTTGAAAAGTAATGTCGATGGAAGAGAGGGTTTCCCCTTCCGAGTAGGAAACGAGATGGATGTGTCGGAGGTGCAAATAAATTCGATCCACCGAGTTTGGAAAGATGGAAATGAGAAGAAAGAGTATCCCTATGATCTCACTCTTCCTGACATTAAGAACGGGATGTATGGGACAGATGAGTTTAGGATGTACACTTTCAAGATCCAACCTTGCTCGAGGGCTTATTCTCATGATTGGACCGAGTGCCCTTTCGTTCATCCTGGGGAGAATGCAAGGAGGCGCGATCCTAGGAAATATGCTTACAGCTGCGTCCCTTGCCCTGAATACCGTAAGGGATCTTGCAAGCAAGGTGATAGTTGTGAGTATGCACATGGTATTTTCGAGTCTTGGCTTCACCCTGCCCAATATCGAACTCGTCTATGCAAAGATGAGACTAACTGCAACAGGAGGGTTTGTTTCTTTGCACACAAGCCGGAAGAACTTCGTCCTTTGTATGCTTCAACAGGTTCAGCATTGCCTTCACCTAGATCATACTCAGGTTCCGGGCTCGAATTTGGTTCAATGAGCCCGCTTGCTCCAGCTTCTCCATCTGTTATAAAACCTTCAACATCAACACCACCCTTGACTCCTACCGGGACTAATTCTATAGGCGGATCGATGTGGCCGAACCAGTCTAGCATCGTACCTCCTACGTTGCAGCTTCCTTTTAGTAGGTTGAAAGCTGCACGTACTGCTCGGGGTAAGGATTTAAACATGGATAAACTCAATTTGGAAACTCACCGTCGCTTTCAGCAACAACAGCAACAATTGGAACAATCCCCGACCAGTTGGAACCATCCCTTATCCGGGGAATTAAACAGGTTTGGAGGGGTGAAGTCGACTAGCCTTGACGATATTTTCGGATCTCTAGATAGTACTAAGCCTCAGTTACAAGGACTTCCGCTCGAGGCTGCTTCACCTCAGCTACAGTCACCAACGGGAGTTCCGAAGTGGCAGAATCTTAACCAGCAGCTCCGTGCTAGCTACCCAACGAACCTAGCATCCTCTCCCATAATGATGTCTCCAACCTTCGGGGTTGAAACATCCGGGCCAACTGCAGCATCAAGTTTAAGTTCAAAACGGAGCCCAAGCGTCATCGAGCGTCCTGCTGGAAATCGTAATTCAGGGTTTTCTACGCCAGCATCACCAGTTGGTGCAATGCCTCCCAACCTTTCGGATTGGGGTTCCGTCGATGGCAAACTAGACTGGGGTATACAAGGAGAAGAGCTAAAGAAACTAAGAAAATCTGCATCTCTTGTGTTCCTAAACAACGGCAGCAATTTGTCGAATACAGCACGCTCACTGTCATCAACTAGCGAAGAACCAGAAGCGTCTCGGGTCCAGCCTGACATGAACGGCGGCACCCATTCCGCTGGTCAGGTTAGACCTGAGGACCAGAAGCAGCAGAAATGTCGTAACACTGGGAATTCTGATATGCTCATTGCCTGGATGGAACAATTATACAAGGACCAAGACCAAATATTGAACTAA
- the LOC107932436 gene encoding zinc finger CCCH domain-containing protein 66 isoform X2 codes for MGKSTQTGGATQNFSDLLELSASNDLISFRIAIEEEGHDIDEPSLWYGRRIGTKKMGFEERTPLLIASIFGCKDVVNYIIKSGQVDVNRACGSDGARALHCAAAGGSSGSPEIVKILLDACADINSVDANGNRPGDLIAPASCNSDCSSRKKLLEALLKSNVDGREGFPFRVGNEMDVSEVQINSIHRVWKDGNEKKEYPYDLTLPDIKNGMYGTDEFRMYTFKIQPCSRAYSHDWTECPFVHPGENARRRDPRKYAYSCVPCPEYRKGSCKQGDSCEYAHGIFESWLHPAQYRTRLCKDETNCNRRVCFFAHKPEELRPLYASTGSALPSPRSYSGSGLEFGSMSPLAPASPSVIKPSTSTPPLTPTGTNSIGGSMWPNQSSIVPPTLQLPFSRLKAARTARGKDLNMDKLNLETHRRFQQQQQQLEQSPTSWNHPLSGELNRFGGVKSTSLDDIFGSLDSTKPQLQGLPLEAASPQLQSPTGVPKWQNLNQQLRASYPTNLASSPIMMSPTFGVETSGPTAASSLSSKRSPSVIERPAGNRNSGFSTPASPVGAMPPNLSDWGSVDGKLDWGIQGEELKKLRKSASLVFLNNGSNLSNTARSLSSTSEEPEASRVQPDMNGGTHSAGQVRPEDQKQQKCRNTGNSDMLIAWMEQLYKDQDQILN; via the coding sequence ATGGGGAAATCAACTCAAACCGGTGGGGCCACACAAAATTTTTCCGATTTGCTGGAGTTATCGGCTTCGAATGATTTGATCAGTTTTAGGATTGCTATCGAGGAAGAGGGTCATGACATTGATGAGCCTAGCTTGTGGTACGGAAGAAGGATAGGTACGAAGAAGATGGGGTTTGAGGAACGAACGCCTCTTCTGATTGCTTCGATTTTCGGCTGCAAGGATGTGGTGAATTATATCATCAAAAGCGGCCAAGTCGATGTCAATAGGGCTTGTGGTTCCGATGGAGCCAGGGCTCTCCATTGTGCTGCTGCCGGTGGTTCCTCTGGTTCACCTGAAATTGTCAAAATCCTGCTCGATGCTTGTGCTGATATTAATTCTGTTGATGCTAACGGAAACAGGCCTGGTGATTTGATTGCTCCGGCTAGTTGCAACTCAGATTGCAGCTCGAGGAAGAAGTTGTTGGAGGCTTTGTTGAAAAGTAATGTCGATGGAAGAGAGGGTTTCCCCTTCCGAGTAGGAAACGAGATGGATGTGTCGGAGGTGCAAATAAATTCGATCCACCGAGTTTGGAAAGATGGAAATGAGAAGAAAGAGTATCCCTATGATCTCACTCTTCCTGACATTAAGAACGGGATGTATGGGACAGATGAGTTTAGGATGTACACTTTCAAGATCCAACCTTGCTCGAGGGCTTATTCTCATGATTGGACCGAGTGCCCTTTCGTTCATCCTGGGGAGAATGCAAGGAGGCGCGATCCTAGGAAATATGCTTACAGCTGCGTCCCTTGCCCTGAATACCGTAAGGGATCTTGCAAGCAAGGTGATAGTTGTGAGTATGCACATGGTATTTTCGAGTCTTGGCTTCACCCTGCCCAATATCGAACTCGTCTATGCAAAGATGAGACTAACTGCAACAGGAGGGTTTGTTTCTTTGCACACAAGCCGGAAGAACTTCGTCCTTTGTATGCTTCAACAGGTTCAGCATTGCCTTCACCTAGATCATACTCAGGTTCCGGGCTCGAATTTGGTTCAATGAGCCCGCTTGCTCCAGCTTCTCCATCTGTTATAAAACCTTCAACATCAACACCACCCTTGACTCCTACCGGGACTAATTCTATAGGCGGATCGATGTGGCCGAACCAGTCTAGCATCGTACCTCCTACGTTGCAGCTTCCTTTTAGTAGGTTGAAAGCTGCACGTACTGCTCGGGGTAAGGATTTAAACATGGATAAACTCAATTTGGAAACTCACCGTCGCTTTCAGCAACAACAGCAACAATTGGAACAATCCCCGACCAGTTGGAACCATCCCTTATCCGGGGAATTAAACAGGTTTGGAGGGGTGAAGTCGACTAGCCTTGACGATATTTTCGGATCTCTAGATAGTACTAAGCCTCAGTTACAAGGACTTCCGCTCGAGGCTGCTTCACCTCAGCTACAGTCACCAACGGGAGTTCCGAAGTGGCAGAATCTTAACCAGCAGCTCCGTGCTAGCTACCCAACGAACCTAGCATCCTCTCCCATAATGATGTCTCCAACCTTCGGGGTTGAAACATCCGGGCCAACTGCAGCATCAAGTTTAAGTTCAAAACGGAGCCCAAGCGTCATCGAGCGTCCTGCTGGAAATCGTAATTCAGGGTTTTCTACGCCAGCATCACCAGTTGGTGCAATGCCTCCCAACCTTTCGGATTGGGGTTCCGTCGATGGCAAACTAGACTGGGGTATACAAGGAGAAGAGCTAAAGAAACTAAGAAAATCTGCATCTCTTGTGTTCCTAAACAACGGCAGCAATTTGTCGAATACAGCACGCTCACTGTCATCAACTAGCGAAGAACCAGAAGCGTCTCGGGTCCAGCCTGACATGAACGGCGGCACCCATTCCGCTGGTCAGGTTAGACCTGAGGACCAGAAGCAGCAGAAATGTCGTAACACTGGGAATTCTGATATGCTCATTGCCTGGATGGAACAATTATACAAGGACCAAGACCAAATATTGAACTAA